From one Negativicoccus succinicivorans genomic stretch:
- the recJ gene encoding single-stranded-DNA-specific exonuclease RecJ, with translation MQKKHWQFVPVEENTEQADVLAHAFDLPLIVANMLVQRGICTVEAAQNFFHATLADRFDSALLKGTKKAVERISQALKAQETIVIYGDYDVDGITSTSVMLRCLRRLGGNVEYYIPDRIEEGYGLNETALAELVAKGVKLVITVDCGISSTQLCNRFQGPLDLIVTDHHQPPEELPQALAVINPKQPGCAYPDKNLAGVGVAYTLCRALWWEIKGEDYTDDIELVTLGTVADVVPLLAENRLYVKEGLKRFATTDNVGLRALLQVCEIDPEQVTSERIGFSIAPRLNAAGRLAHARLGVQLLTATDAEEALALAQKLFTINSERQALERELVTAARQRLAELGTGDDRMLVVDGAAWHPGVIGIVASRLVDSFHRPALVISINDGIGKGSCRSIPALDIYDALHSCADILEQFGGHHQAAGFSIREERIPELRKRLQEYADTHLTPDDFIPVLRVERALALTDVDLDFVTALERLEPFGESNPSPLFASRDLTVQKIRRIGKDRRHLKANFAQQGDELECVGWGFGELTTEIFTGDTAAIVYALQKNIWQDQVRVQGVVKDITWENEQKAHLDREIMVAVYRELRVLLEPHNRTVAQVQTILAEQSGLPYAARDLFAAVTVLEELHLLERQQYENETWYAWRPSHEKLALENSATYRAGTGKEDIWKP, from the coding sequence ATGCAAAAAAAACATTGGCAATTTGTGCCGGTAGAGGAAAATACGGAACAAGCGGATGTACTGGCCCATGCATTCGATTTGCCGCTCATCGTGGCGAATATGCTGGTACAACGGGGGATCTGCACCGTGGAGGCGGCGCAGAATTTTTTTCATGCAACACTTGCGGATCGGTTTGATTCGGCGCTTTTAAAAGGAACAAAGAAAGCGGTAGAGCGTATTTCGCAAGCGTTAAAAGCGCAAGAAACAATCGTTATCTACGGCGATTATGATGTCGACGGAATTACTTCCACGTCGGTGATGTTACGCTGTTTGCGTCGACTTGGCGGCAATGTAGAGTATTATATTCCCGATCGCATTGAGGAGGGTTACGGCCTGAACGAAACGGCGCTTGCGGAACTTGTCGCCAAGGGCGTGAAACTAGTCATCACCGTGGACTGCGGAATCAGCTCGACGCAGTTGTGCAACCGTTTTCAAGGACCGTTGGATTTGATCGTGACGGACCATCACCAACCGCCGGAAGAATTGCCGCAGGCGCTTGCCGTCATCAATCCGAAACAGCCCGGCTGTGCCTATCCCGATAAAAATCTGGCGGGGGTAGGCGTGGCTTACACACTGTGCCGCGCGCTTTGGTGGGAGATCAAAGGCGAAGATTATACGGATGATATTGAACTCGTGACGTTGGGGACGGTCGCCGATGTGGTGCCGTTATTGGCGGAAAACCGTTTGTACGTCAAAGAGGGATTGAAACGGTTTGCAACGACGGATAATGTCGGTTTACGCGCGCTTTTACAGGTCTGTGAAATTGATCCGGAGCAAGTGACCTCCGAGCGCATCGGATTTTCCATCGCGCCGCGCTTAAATGCGGCGGGACGTTTGGCGCATGCGCGTTTGGGCGTGCAGCTTTTAACGGCGACCGACGCGGAGGAAGCGCTGGCGCTCGCGCAAAAATTATTTACGATTAACAGTGAGCGCCAGGCGTTGGAACGTGAGCTGGTGACCGCGGCTCGGCAGCGCTTGGCAGAGCTTGGCACCGGTGATGACCGCATGCTGGTGGTGGACGGAGCGGCTTGGCATCCGGGCGTCATCGGTATTGTGGCCTCGCGCTTGGTGGACAGCTTTCATCGCCCCGCCTTGGTGATTTCCATAAACGACGGGATCGGCAAAGGTTCATGCCGGAGTATTCCCGCTTTGGATATATATGACGCGCTGCATTCCTGCGCGGACATTTTGGAGCAATTCGGCGGACATCATCAGGCGGCCGGATTTTCCATTCGGGAAGAACGCATTCCCGAATTGCGCAAGCGTTTACAGGAGTATGCCGATACGCATTTAACACCGGACGATTTCATACCGGTGCTGCGCGTGGAACGCGCGCTTGCGTTGACGGATGTCGATTTGGATTTCGTCACGGCGCTCGAACGATTAGAGCCGTTCGGCGAAAGCAATCCGTCGCCTTTGTTTGCGTCCCGCGATCTGACCGTGCAAAAAATTCGCCGTATCGGTAAAGATCGGCGCCATTTGAAAGCCAACTTTGCGCAGCAAGGCGATGAATTGGAATGTGTCGGCTGGGGATTTGGGGAACTGACCACCGAAATTTTCACCGGCGATACCGCCGCGATCGTTTACGCGCTGCAAAAAAATATTTGGCAGGATCAGGTGCGGGTGCAGGGCGTGGTGAAAGATATCACGTGGGAAAACGAGCAAAAAGCGCATTTAGACCGCGAAATTATGGTGGCCGTGTATCGTGAACTGCGCGTTCTTTTAGAGCCGCATAATCGGACCGTCGCGCAAGTTCAGACCATTCTCGCGGAGCAGAGCGGCTTGCCGTATGCCGCGCGGGATTTGTTCGCGGCGGTGACCGTGTTGGAAGAACTGCATTTGTTGGAACGTCAACAGTATGAAAATGAAACCTGGTATGCTTGGCGGCCCAGCCACGAAAAACTCGCGCTGGAAAATTCCGCCACATATCGTGCTGGTACGGGAAAGGAGGATATATGGAAACCGTAA